The Mycolicibacterium doricum genome includes a region encoding these proteins:
- a CDS encoding rhodanese-like domain-containing protein — protein sequence MSPKAPDVDVARAVVMLSRGDVTLLDVREDDEWAAGHAANARHMPVGDLDPSAFAGSGTVVVTCRSGNRSRKAAALLANAGIDAVNLDGGMKAWAEAGHPLVRDDGAPGTVA from the coding sequence ATGTCTCCCAAAGCTCCCGACGTCGACGTGGCCCGGGCAGTCGTCATGCTGTCCCGTGGCGACGTGACGCTCCTGGACGTCCGGGAGGACGACGAGTGGGCGGCCGGGCATGCCGCCAACGCGCGGCACATGCCGGTGGGCGACCTCGACCCGAGCGCGTTCGCCGGGTCCGGGACGGTAGTCGTGACGTGCCGCTCCGGAAACCGATCACGGAAGGCTGCTGCTCTCCTGGCCAACGCCGGCATCGACGCGGTAAACCTCGACGGCGGCATGAAGGCCTGGGCCGAGGCTGGTCACCCTCTCGTGCGCGATGACGGAGCCCCCGGCACGGTTGCCTGA
- a CDS encoding nucleoside/nucleotide kinase family protein — MTADEALHMVTEETHALLDAGPGRVIVGITGPPGTGKSTFARRIVQQVGPVASYVPMDGFHLASTQLDRLARRARKGAPDTFDVDGYRATLRRIIEDHGLREVYVPDFDRAIEEPVAACRVVPADARLVVTEGNYLGVWDGVLALLDRLYYLDSEHAVRRARLVARHVTGGRTDADARHWVDTVDEANANLIAGIRDRCDRILHIVARQCGSYGG; from the coding sequence ATGACCGCTGACGAGGCGCTGCACATGGTCACCGAAGAGACGCACGCGCTGCTCGACGCCGGGCCGGGGCGGGTGATCGTCGGGATCACCGGCCCACCCGGCACAGGGAAATCCACGTTCGCCCGGCGGATCGTCCAGCAGGTGGGTCCCGTCGCGAGCTACGTTCCGATGGACGGCTTCCACTTGGCGAGCACGCAACTGGACCGCCTGGCGCGGCGCGCGCGCAAGGGCGCGCCGGACACCTTCGACGTGGACGGCTACCGCGCGACGTTGCGCCGCATCATCGAAGACCACGGTCTCCGCGAGGTCTACGTCCCCGATTTCGACCGGGCCATCGAGGAGCCTGTGGCGGCGTGCCGGGTGGTGCCCGCAGACGCGCGGCTGGTGGTCACCGAAGGAAACTATCTCGGTGTCTGGGACGGTGTTCTGGCGTTGCTTGACCGGCTCTACTATCTCGACAGTGAGCACGCGGTCCGCCGCGCCCGGCTCGTCGCCCGCCACGTCACCGGCGGGCGCACCGACGCCGACGCGCGACACTGGGTCGACACGGTCGACGAGGCGAACGCCAACCTCATCGCTGGGATTCGTGACCGATGTGACCGCATACTGCACATTGTTGCCAGACAGTGCGGTTCATACGGCGGCTGA